A genomic segment from Bradyrhizobium sp. CB1015 encodes:
- a CDS encoding DUF6111 family protein, with product MIRTVLTEIGIFLIPFAVYALFLAATRSGLFARSSWPVAIVARLALAAIVLVIAGLIGLAHFSGAPPDSTYVPAHIENGKLVPGVEK from the coding sequence ATGATCCGGACGGTTCTGACCGAGATCGGAATCTTCCTCATCCCGTTTGCCGTCTATGCGCTGTTCCTGGCCGCCACCCGCTCCGGCCTGTTCGCGCGCTCCTCCTGGCCGGTCGCGATCGTGGCGCGCCTTGCGCTGGCGGCGATCGTGCTGGTCATCGCCGGCCTGATCGGCCTCGCGCATTTCTCCGGCGCGCCGCCGGATTCGACCTACGTCCCCGCCCATATCGAGAACGGCAAGCTCGTGCCGGGCGTGGAAAAATAG